Proteins co-encoded in one Halococcoides cellulosivorans genomic window:
- a CDS encoding helix-turn-helix domain-containing protein, with amino-acid sequence MPDESRDALQSSPTAGDDLSDRPYAIYRCQDCANVVLSMQDCEGGMTCHDEPMERVREPSMEIQPPDLREVLLDAFGLPRAGLDICLCVVGEGPLSPAEVAAELDYDESTIRSYLNELVDLGLLQKSQLNRESGGFVNVYHSVDLDAMREDTLIGFYVWAGEAAALIEEANLTKADYLDADHEAGLETVFWEEFAGDREES; translated from the coding sequence ATGCCCGACGAATCTCGTGATGCCCTCCAGTCGTCACCGACCGCCGGCGACGACCTCTCCGACCGCCCGTACGCGATCTACCGGTGTCAGGACTGTGCGAACGTCGTCCTCTCGATGCAGGACTGCGAGGGCGGGATGACCTGTCACGACGAGCCGATGGAACGGGTCCGGGAGCCGTCGATGGAGATCCAGCCGCCCGATCTCCGGGAGGTGCTGCTCGACGCGTTCGGCCTGCCGCGGGCGGGTTTGGACATCTGTCTGTGTGTCGTCGGGGAGGGTCCGCTCTCGCCGGCGGAGGTCGCCGCCGAACTCGACTACGACGAGAGCACGATCCGGAGCTATCTGAACGAACTCGTGGATCTGGGCCTGCTCCAGAAATCCCAACTCAACCGCGAATCGGGTGGGTTCGTCAACGTCTATCACTCGGTCGATCTCGACGCGATGCGCGAGGACACCCTGATCGGCTTTTACGTCTGGGCGGGCGAGGCCGCCGCGCTCATCGAGGAGGCGAATTTGACGAAAGCCGATTATCTCGACGCCGACCACGAGGCGGGCCTCGAAACCGTGTTCTGGGAGGAGTTCGCGGGCGATCGCGAAGAGTCCTGA
- a CDS encoding sulfite exporter TauE/SafE family protein has protein sequence MDVPVRPRVFLAGAITASAGMVAVSGATPSLGADALAAFPTAQFLAHWWVFPAATVFSTIALAAGVSGALFFSPFFMLAVGLSPAQAIGAGLLTEVFGMGNGLRSYVKQGVVDYDTATWLLVGAVPATVVGALLAHAVDPTLLKLLFGAGLVLLGAFLVYYDPPEDCEQGECEGPFLEAKNSGRGTTTIQAADGETFTYDTCWRPPGLSLATIGGFITGLISAGLPEIVTTQLIVRCRLPPRVAVATSVFTLGIAAGAGALVHALSATPVWYVVAWSIPGVIVGGTIGTRVGKYVPSDLMEIGLGVVFGLVGALVLGVELLA, from the coding sequence ATGGACGTCCCCGTTCGCCCGCGCGTCTTCCTCGCCGGCGCGATCACCGCGTCGGCGGGCATGGTCGCGGTCTCGGGAGCGACGCCGTCGCTCGGCGCGGACGCGCTCGCGGCGTTTCCGACCGCCCAGTTTCTCGCGCACTGGTGGGTGTTCCCCGCCGCGACCGTGTTCTCGACGATCGCGCTCGCGGCGGGCGTCTCGGGGGCGCTCTTTTTCAGCCCGTTTTTCATGCTCGCGGTCGGCCTCTCGCCCGCGCAGGCGATCGGGGCGGGCCTGCTGACCGAAGTCTTCGGTATGGGCAACGGGCTTCGCTCGTACGTCAAACAGGGCGTCGTCGATTACGACACCGCGACGTGGCTGCTCGTCGGGGCGGTGCCCGCGACGGTCGTCGGGGCCCTGCTCGCCCACGCGGTCGACCCGACCCTGCTCAAACTCCTCTTCGGGGCGGGACTCGTACTGCTCGGGGCGTTTCTCGTCTACTACGACCCGCCGGAGGACTGCGAACAGGGCGAGTGTGAGGGCCCGTTCCTGGAGGCGAAAAATTCGGGTCGGGGCACGACCACGATCCAGGCCGCCGACGGCGAGACGTTCACCTACGACACCTGCTGGCGCCCGCCGGGGCTCTCCTTAGCGACGATCGGCGGGTTCATCACCGGCCTGATCAGCGCGGGCCTGCCCGAGATCGTCACGACCCAGTTGATCGTCCGGTGTCGCCTCCCGCCGCGGGTCGCCGTCGCGACCAGCGTGTTCACGCTGGGGATCGCCGCCGGCGCGGGCGCGCTCGTCCACGCGCTGTCGGCGACACCGGTGTGGTACGTCGTCGCGTGGTCGATCCCGGGCGTCATCGTCGGTGGCACGATCGGCACGCGCGTCGGGAAGTACGTCCCGAGCGATCTGATGGAGATCGGGCTGGGCGTCGTCTTCGGCCTGGTCGGTGCGCTCGTGCTCGGGGTCGAACTGCTCGCCTGA
- a CDS encoding SOUL family heme-binding protein yields the protein MRVAIKALVVGGTVALAGWIGWGLYSSRTAESIPYEHRETIDGVELREYPETVLVETTAPNQRAAFRRLFDYISGANQGDESISMTAPVETEGGTSISMTAPVRSASADESGDGVRMAFYLPPEYGPDTAPVPTDSNVRLVVEPPKTVAVDQFSWYAPDWRVRRHARKLRATLDREGIDARSDYSLLRYNDPWTPPFMRRNEVAIDVADEGSPIEIRG from the coding sequence ATGAGGGTTGCTATCAAGGCATTGGTTGTCGGTGGTACAGTGGCGTTGGCAGGCTGGATCGGTTGGGGACTCTACTCATCGAGAACGGCGGAATCGATCCCCTACGAGCACCGTGAGACGATCGACGGCGTCGAACTGCGGGAGTACCCAGAGACGGTCCTCGTCGAAACGACGGCTCCGAATCAGCGAGCCGCATTTCGCCGCCTGTTCGACTACATTTCTGGCGCGAATCAGGGCGACGAGTCGATATCGATGACGGCACCGGTCGAAACGGAGGGTGGCACCTCGATTTCGATGACCGCTCCCGTTCGGTCGGCGTCGGCCGACGAGTCTGGCGATGGCGTTCGGATGGCGTTTTACCTTCCGCCGGAGTACGGCCCCGACACGGCCCCGGTACCGACCGATTCGAACGTACGACTCGTGGTCGAACCACCGAAGACGGTCGCCGTGGACCAGTTTTCCTGGTACGCCCCGGACTGGCGGGTCCGGCGGCACGCTCGAAAGCTTCGCGCGACGCTCGATCGCGAGGGGATCGATGCTCGCAGTGACTATTCGCTCCTCCGGTACAACGATCCGTGGACCCCACCGTTCATGCGGCGGAACGAGGTGGCGATCGACGTCGCCGACGAGGGCTCACCGATCGAGATTCGAGGCTAA
- a CDS encoding DICT sensory domain-containing protein, giving the protein MRLREIVDYVESMEKQLVLFNLPDASRIDERLEDFFETQNVRVRTARTASGRPANVAVLSDRDGVRAIVTVDRLRDLVEEGPSGGGLGAADAAFEPILEPLKETTFTAYDRTQMLATSREIEDRARRVGRGTIHAGFQRTSLMARQASIYRDLSERGLTVHTYGVPDGVVPELGAGTVHTTEADEIAQTWFVVFDGGGNPTQKSALLAEERRPGQFYGVWTYDGVIVDRILDRLETAYSFDPERQSRSRP; this is encoded by the coding sequence ATGCGACTCCGGGAGATCGTCGACTACGTCGAATCGATGGAAAAACAACTGGTGTTGTTCAACCTCCCGGATGCGAGTCGGATCGACGAGCGACTGGAGGACTTTTTCGAGACCCAGAACGTCAGGGTTCGGACGGCGCGGACGGCGTCGGGTCGGCCCGCCAACGTCGCCGTCCTCAGTGATCGTGATGGGGTGCGCGCGATCGTCACCGTCGATCGGCTCCGGGACCTCGTCGAGGAGGGGCCGTCTGGCGGTGGCCTCGGGGCCGCCGACGCCGCGTTCGAACCGATTCTCGAACCGCTCAAGGAGACGACGTTCACGGCCTACGATCGCACTCAGATGCTCGCCACGTCCCGGGAGATCGAGGATCGCGCTCGTCGGGTCGGTCGTGGGACCATTCACGCTGGCTTCCAGCGAACCTCACTGATGGCCCGGCAGGCGTCGATCTACCGCGATCTCTCCGAGCGTGGTCTGACCGTGCACACCTACGGCGTCCCCGATGGAGTGGTGCCGGAACTGGGGGCCGGCACCGTGCACACGACCGAAGCCGACGAGATCGCCCAAACATGGTTCGTGGTGTTCGACGGCGGCGGCAATCCGACCCAGAAGTCCGCACTCCTCGCTGAAGAACGCCGACCGGGGCAGTTCTACGGGGTGTGGACCTACGACGGTGTGATCGTGGATCGCATCCTCGATCGACTCGAAACCGCCTACAGTTTCGATCCCGAACGCCAGTCTCGTTCCCGGCCGTAA
- a CDS encoding winged helix-turn-helix transcriptional regulator — MRSNLQRPAVETDRRSQPRFVDPSAAFETIQTITGRKWHLRIVYHLLDEPKGFSDLKSALDGVSGKMLSESLSTLDREGLVNRTVVSDQPVRVEYALTERGAALEPALDDLIDWTETYGPREDA, encoded by the coding sequence ATGCGTTCGAACCTCCAGCGACCGGCGGTCGAGACCGACCGGCGGTCCCAGCCACGGTTCGTCGATCCGAGCGCGGCGTTCGAGACGATCCAGACGATCACCGGCCGGAAGTGGCACCTCCGGATCGTCTATCACCTCCTCGACGAGCCGAAAGGCTTCAGCGACCTGAAGAGCGCTCTCGACGGCGTCTCCGGAAAGATGCTCTCCGAGAGCCTCTCGACACTCGATCGGGAGGGCCTGGTGAATCGGACCGTCGTCAGCGACCAGCCAGTGCGTGTCGAGTACGCCCTCACCGAGCGCGGAGCGGCGCTCGAACCAGCGTTGGACGACCTGATCGACTGGACGGAGACGTACGGGCCACGGGAGGACGCCTGA
- a CDS encoding SDR family oxidoreductase, whose translation MSDDFDLTAPELTPEDLLVLDDLHFDADSVALVTGAASGIGQATAVALAANGLTVVGADIDGDGLADTAATIDDFDLPGPYHPVETDLTDDSDVDAVVAAAADEGDLRYVANIAGMQHIAPIAAFPMDKYDLLTDIMLRAPFYTAKKAIPHIQATADGVGAIANMSSIHGQYATQAKPAYITAKHGITGLTRAIAAEGEGTLRGFSVSVGYVLTPLMVDQIQDTAAERGISEQAVVEDVMLGQARTKAMMTPAEVANLFVFGFSSHAGHLNGADLLFDGGYTHTYA comes from the coding sequence ATGAGTGACGACTTCGATCTGACCGCTCCGGAACTGACTCCAGAGGACCTCCTCGTCCTCGACGACCTCCACTTCGACGCAGACAGCGTCGCGCTCGTCACGGGCGCCGCGTCGGGGATCGGCCAGGCGACCGCCGTCGCGCTCGCCGCGAACGGACTCACCGTCGTCGGGGCCGACATCGACGGCGACGGCCTCGCGGATACTGCCGCGACGATCGACGATTTCGACCTGCCCGGCCCGTATCACCCGGTCGAGACGGATCTGACCGACGACAGCGACGTGGACGCGGTCGTCGCGGCCGCCGCCGACGAGGGCGATCTGCGCTACGTCGCGAACATCGCGGGGATGCAACACATCGCGCCCATCGCGGCATTCCCGATGGACAAATACGACCTGTTGACCGACATCATGCTTCGTGCGCCCTTCTATACCGCGAAGAAGGCGATCCCACACATCCAGGCGACCGCGGACGGCGTCGGTGCGATCGCGAACATGTCCTCGATTCACGGCCAGTACGCGACGCAAGCGAAGCCAGCTTACATCACTGCGAAACACGGGATCACCGGGCTGACGCGGGCGATCGCCGCCGAGGGCGAGGGCACCCTGCGTGGCTTTTCGGTGTCGGTGGGCTACGTCCTGACGCCGCTGATGGTCGATCAGATTCAGGATACTGCCGCCGAACGCGGGATTAGCGAGCAGGCGGTTGTCGAGGACGTGATGCTCGGCCAGGCCCGCACGAAAGCGATGATGACGCCCGCCGAAGTCGCGAACCTGTTCGTGTTCGGCTTCTCCTCGCACGCCGGCCACCTCAACGGCGCGGACCTCCTGTTCGACGGTGGGTACACCCACACCTATGCGTGA
- a CDS encoding MBL fold metallo-hydrolase, translated as MRVTLLGTGAALPAGDRYQASVLVEGEDREPLLVDCGAGTLHRLVQAGCAVSDVETILLTHHHLDHVADLPSLLKARWLDGSPTARIVGPPGTKAYLTEFLAIDEIPERVDLRIDEREGTTFDLAGYSIQTAQTTHSQAGFAYRIDDALTISGDTEATDAIAALAEGSSVLVQDCAFHDDRESHGTPVGIARAYADLDVDRIYLTHLYPETAARAASIRSEIDGAVDATVHVGSDLETVTIG; from the coding sequence ATGCGCGTGACACTGCTCGGCACGGGCGCGGCGTTGCCCGCGGGCGACCGGTATCAGGCGAGCGTCCTCGTCGAGGGCGAGGATCGGGAGCCACTGCTCGTCGACTGTGGCGCGGGCACGCTCCATCGCCTGGTCCAGGCCGGCTGTGCGGTGAGCGACGTCGAGACGATCCTCCTGACTCATCACCACCTCGATCACGTCGCAGACCTGCCCTCCCTGTTGAAGGCACGCTGGCTCGACGGGTCGCCCACCGCCCGAATCGTCGGGCCACCGGGGACGAAGGCGTACCTCACGGAGTTTCTCGCGATCGACGAGATTCCCGAGCGCGTCGATCTGAGGATCGACGAGCGCGAGGGCACCACGTTCGACCTCGCGGGCTATTCGATCCAGACTGCGCAGACGACCCACTCTCAGGCAGGCTTCGCCTATCGGATCGACGACGCACTGACGATCAGCGGCGACACCGAGGCCACCGACGCCATCGCCGCGCTTGCCGAGGGATCCAGCGTCCTCGTTCAGGACTGTGCGTTTCACGACGACCGCGAGAGCCACGGGACGCCCGTCGGGATCGCTCGCGCGTACGCCGACCTCGACGTCGATCGCATCTATCTGACCCACCTCTACCCCGAGACGGCCGCTCGCGCGGCGTCGATCCGATCGGAGATCGATGGGGCCGTCGACGCGACGGTCCACGTCGGCAGCGACCTGGAGACGGTTACGATCGGGTAA
- a CDS encoding methyl-accepting chemotaxis protein: MAQHDSPAEQSRESVAWNDVSEDRDPTQSVDSDPGDERGDPAQALVRSILDGLQEPTLVVDEDGRITHVNDRALELYDTTEAEAVGDAPHDLQAEGSEASDIVSEALARGEDIQQRAETVLVGDTETPLERTVTQLSDETGTVTGAMLVDAEVTEHRRQREKTQFLETYQRDVLDDLQGTFERLAAGDLTIDPTVPEPAEDYAEAQAVYEEFLTFNDHIGRATDNIRSVVGASIESADDLSSTSESLSANSEEVTASIQQIDAGSTELASGADDLADQSQRASETVDDLSASIEEITATLQEIDAQSESVADIAETSVDDASVTVEQIRDATTATSTVAERIDSLEDSMAEVGDIIDIIADIADQTNILALNANIEAARAGDAGDGFAVVAEEVKSLAEQSQDSADEIVTIIESVQHQTSDLVESIEDANDEVEQGADEVDDLADRLETIDERIGETSQGVGEISDAVESQAENTEVVNAAIEDTAGMSEEITASIQQISGGVDEQATAMEEVAANAQELAVMSDRLHDRVALFKVDSDESADLDDLDDVDV, from the coding sequence ATGGCACAGCACGACTCGCCTGCCGAGCAGAGTCGGGAGTCGGTCGCGTGGAATGACGTCTCGGAGGACCGAGACCCGACACAGTCCGTCGACTCGGATCCGGGCGACGAGCGGGGGGATCCCGCCCAGGCCCTCGTCCGGAGCATTCTGGACGGCCTCCAGGAACCGACGCTGGTGGTCGACGAGGACGGTCGGATCACTCATGTCAACGATCGGGCACTCGAACTGTACGACACCACCGAGGCGGAGGCCGTCGGTGACGCTCCCCACGACCTGCAAGCCGAGGGCAGCGAGGCGAGCGACATCGTCTCCGAGGCGCTCGCGCGCGGCGAGGACATCCAGCAGCGCGCAGAGACGGTGCTCGTGGGCGACACCGAGACGCCCCTCGAACGGACGGTGACGCAACTCTCCGACGAGACGGGCACGGTGACGGGCGCGATGCTCGTCGACGCAGAGGTGACCGAACACCGCCGCCAGCGCGAGAAAACGCAGTTCCTGGAAACGTACCAGCGTGACGTTCTGGACGATCTCCAGGGCACGTTCGAGCGTCTCGCGGCGGGCGATCTGACGATCGACCCGACGGTGCCAGAACCCGCCGAGGACTACGCGGAGGCCCAGGCCGTCTACGAGGAGTTCCTCACGTTCAACGATCACATCGGTCGAGCGACCGACAACATCCGGTCGGTCGTGGGGGCGTCGATCGAGAGTGCCGACGACCTGAGTTCGACGAGCGAGTCGCTCAGCGCGAACAGCGAGGAGGTGACGGCGTCGATCCAGCAGATCGACGCGGGGTCGACCGAACTGGCCAGTGGGGCGGACGATCTGGCCGACCAGTCCCAGCGGGCTAGCGAGACCGTCGACGACCTCTCGGCGTCGATCGAGGAGATCACCGCGACGCTCCAGGAGATCGACGCCCAGTCCGAGTCGGTGGCCGACATCGCGGAGACGAGCGTCGACGACGCGAGCGTCACGGTCGAACAGATCCGGGACGCGACGACTGCGACCTCGACGGTCGCTGAGCGTATCGACTCGCTGGAGGACTCGATGGCAGAGGTCGGAGACATCATCGACATCATCGCGGATATCGCAGATCAGACGAACATCCTCGCGCTCAACGCGAACATCGAGGCCGCCCGCGCGGGCGACGCCGGCGATGGGTTCGCTGTCGTGGCAGAGGAGGTCAAATCGCTGGCCGAGCAGTCCCAGGACTCGGCCGACGAGATCGTCACGATCATCGAGAGCGTCCAGCACCAGACCAGTGATCTCGTCGAGAGCATCGAGGACGCCAACGACGAAGTCGAACAGGGGGCCGACGAGGTCGATGACCTGGCCGACCGACTGGAGACGATCGACGAGCGAATCGGGGAGACCAGTCAGGGCGTCGGCGAGATCTCCGACGCCGTCGAATCTCAAGCCGAAAACACCGAAGTGGTCAACGCGGCCATCGAAGACACCGCGGGGATGAGCGAGGAGATCACGGCGTCGATCCAGCAGATCTCTGGCGGGGTCGACGAGCAGGCGACCGCGATGGAGGAGGTCGCGGCCAACGCTCAGGAACTCGCGGTGATGAGCGACCGACTTCACGACCGGGTGGCGTTGTTCAAAGTCGACAGCGACGAGTCGGCCGATCTCGACGACCTCGACGACGTCGACGTCTGA
- a CDS encoding GNAT family N-acetyltransferase translates to MDDDHASIRRIRDDEREAAIDLLGELWTDAEPREIRSWTSVDSYRLFGRFVDADLVGVAGVTVMTELHHERMAWLYSLVVDPDRRGEGHGSALVAYVESWADERGFERLGLASPLDATDSQAFYDHLDFERWGYVVEKSL, encoded by the coding sequence ATGGACGACGATCACGCGTCGATCAGGCGGATTCGAGACGATGAGCGCGAGGCGGCGATCGACCTGCTCGGTGAGCTCTGGACCGACGCCGAGCCACGTGAGATCCGATCCTGGACGAGCGTCGATTCGTATCGCCTGTTCGGGCGGTTCGTCGACGCTGACCTCGTCGGCGTCGCGGGCGTGACGGTGATGACCGAACTCCACCACGAACGCATGGCCTGGCTGTACAGCCTCGTCGTCGATCCCGACCGGCGCGGCGAGGGCCACGGGTCGGCACTCGTCGCGTACGTCGAATCCTGGGCGGACGAGCGGGGATTCGAGCGATTGGGTCTGGCCTCACCGCTGGACGCGACCGACAGTCAGGCTTTCTACGACCACCTCGACTTCGAGCGGTGGGGGTACGTCGTCGAGAAATCGCTATAG
- a CDS encoding carboxymuconolactone decarboxylase family protein, producing the protein MTRLDLLDIDEIPDTYHYLFTDDYLGDRHIFRVWAHNPEILEATLEYLNTLYDQLTPRTKELVILTVARTHRAEYEWHQHVDIARPKGVDTVDMRAIGGDDLSVFPDAEYVLLQYARAVAEGSVTDQIHDALAAVYDPGDIVAIGLLVDFYVGLCHYVASVDLPFEGGDFVGWTPSDERIDEFFGE; encoded by the coding sequence GTGACTCGACTCGACCTGCTCGACATCGACGAGATCCCTGACACGTATCACTATCTGTTCACCGACGACTACCTCGGTGATCGCCATATCTTCCGCGTGTGGGCGCACAACCCCGAGATCCTCGAAGCCACGCTGGAGTATTTGAATACCCTCTACGACCAACTGACGCCCCGCACGAAAGAACTCGTCATCCTCACCGTCGCCCGCACACATCGGGCCGAATACGAGTGGCACCAACACGTCGACATCGCGCGTCCGAAGGGCGTCGACACCGTCGACATGCGTGCGATCGGCGGCGACGACCTCTCGGTGTTTCCCGACGCAGAGTACGTCCTGCTCCAGTACGCCCGCGCGGTTGCCGAGGGATCGGTCACCGATCAGATTCACGACGCGCTCGCGGCGGTGTACGATCCCGGCGATATCGTCGCGATCGGCCTGCTCGTCGATTTCTACGTCGGCCTGTGTCACTACGTCGCGTCGGTCGATCTGCCCTTCGAGGGCGGCGACTTCGTCGGCTGGACGCCCTCGGACGAACGCATCGACGAGTTCTTCGGAGAGTGA
- a CDS encoding DsrE family protein: MARAAIVVLAGTDTHADTGRLVNALETAREFAETDGDEGLLIFDGAGTQWIAELTDPDNEYHDLYRSVRDEAAVCEYCAGAFGVTESVADAGLDTLDDHDGHPSIRSLVEEGYEVITF, from the coding sequence ATGGCACGCGCAGCGATCGTCGTCCTCGCCGGCACCGACACGCACGCCGACACGGGTCGGCTGGTGAACGCCCTCGAAACCGCTCGTGAGTTCGCTGAGACCGACGGCGACGAGGGCCTCCTGATCTTCGACGGGGCCGGCACGCAGTGGATCGCGGAACTGACCGACCCCGACAACGAGTATCACGACCTGTATCGGAGCGTCCGCGACGAGGCCGCCGTGTGTGAGTACTGTGCGGGCGCGTTCGGCGTCACCGAATCGGTCGCGGACGCCGGTCTCGACACGCTCGACGACCACGACGGCCATCCCAGCATTCGGTCGCTCGTCGAGGAGGGCTACGAAGTCATCACGTTCTGA
- a CDS encoding helix-turn-helix domain-containing protein has protein sequence MDDPNCPVLAAAVARYDRTDRPVSVAAIGTILDRDPEEIAGRIDRLRACELLAREGDGDRYRPTVTGREFLALDVECGPIVVDPDDCR, from the coding sequence ATGGACGACCCCAACTGCCCGGTCCTGGCCGCCGCCGTCGCTCGCTACGATCGTACGGACCGACCGGTCTCGGTGGCAGCCATCGGGACAATCCTGGATCGGGATCCAGAGGAGATCGCCGGCCGCATCGATCGACTCCGTGCGTGTGAACTGCTCGCCCGTGAGGGCGACGGGGACCGCTATCGACCGACAGTGACCGGGCGAGAGTTTCTGGCGCTCGACGTGGAGTGTGGCCCGATCGTCGTCGACCCCGACGACTGCCGATAG
- a CDS encoding dihydrolipoyl dehydrogenase family protein, translating to MYDVLVIGGGTGNTVAAAAADAGLDTALIEKGPLGGTCLNRGCNPSKMFIQAAVAAEQVREADRFYHDATLDETDFEAIVTNIDDTLSGIAEGMESDYREKATLTMYREEATFVEERTVAVGDDRVSADRVVVAAGSRPVVPPIDGIETVDALTSREALSLDAQPESLVIVGGGYIAVELGYAFETLGTDVSIVESGETLLGREDPEVSEAFTAIARDRHDIHTGYRATRVEPDGEGVRVHAESTDGDRVSIEGEEVLIAAGRRPNTDTLDVAAAGIATTDRGFVETDDQLRASADGVWAQGDIAGNAMFKHSGDYETQITIDNVVHDAGRSIDLSALPHALFTEPQIAGVGATEAELRQADRAYRVGRQSLPATPMGRAKKLEYGFVKVLAAPDGTILGCHMLGREVSTMIHEVLVAMRSGSGTVADVTNTIHAHPTLNKAVQYAFEDVDTR from the coding sequence ATGTACGACGTGCTCGTGATCGGCGGCGGGACCGGGAACACCGTCGCCGCGGCGGCCGCCGACGCGGGCCTCGACACGGCGTTGATCGAGAAGGGCCCGCTCGGCGGGACCTGTCTCAACCGCGGCTGTAACCCCTCGAAGATGTTCATCCAGGCCGCGGTAGCCGCCGAGCAGGTCCGCGAGGCCGATCGCTTCTACCACGACGCCACGCTCGACGAGACGGACTTCGAGGCGATCGTTACAAATATCGACGACACGCTGTCGGGCATCGCCGAGGGCATGGAATCGGACTATCGCGAGAAAGCGACTCTCACGATGTACCGCGAAGAGGCGACGTTCGTCGAGGAGCGCACGGTCGCCGTCGGGGACGATCGGGTCAGCGCCGACCGGGTCGTCGTCGCGGCAGGGAGTCGACCGGTCGTCCCGCCGATCGACGGCATCGAGACGGTCGACGCCCTCACGAGTCGCGAGGCCCTGTCTCTCGACGCCCAACCCGAGAGCCTGGTGATCGTCGGCGGCGGGTACATCGCCGTCGAGTTGGGCTATGCGTTCGAGACCCTCGGGACCGACGTCTCGATCGTCGAAAGCGGCGAGACCCTGCTGGGACGGGAAGACCCCGAGGTCAGCGAGGCATTCACCGCGATCGCTCGCGACCGCCACGACATCCACACCGGCTATCGCGCGACGCGGGTCGAACCGGACGGCGAGGGGGTTCGCGTCCACGCGGAATCGACCGACGGCGATCGCGTCTCGATCGAGGGCGAGGAGGTCCTGATCGCCGCCGGGCGACGGCCGAACACCGACACGCTCGATGTGGCCGCCGCGGGGATCGCGACCACGGATCGGGGCTTCGTCGAGACCGACGATCAGTTGCGCGCGAGTGCCGACGGCGTCTGGGCGCAAGGCGACATCGCGGGCAACGCGATGTTCAAACACTCGGGCGATTACGAGACCCAGATCACGATCGACAACGTCGTCCACGACGCCGGCCGCTCGATCGACCTCTCGGCGCTGCCCCACGCTCTCTTCACTGAGCCACAGATCGCGGGTGTCGGCGCGACCGAGGCGGAGTTACGGCAGGCCGACCGGGCGTACCGCGTCGGCCGGCAGTCGCTGCCGGCGACGCCGATGGGCCGGGCGAAAAAGCTGGAGTACGGGTTCGTGAAGGTGCTCGCCGCTCCGGACGGCACGATTCTGGGCTGTCACATGCTCGGCAGAGAGGTCTCGACGATGATCCACGAGGTGCTCGTCGCGATGCGATCGGGGTCGGGCACCGTCGCGGACGTGACGAACACGATCCACGCCCACCCGACGCTGAACAAGGCCGTCCAGTACGCCTTCGAAGACGTCGACACGCGCTGA